TGGATACAACCATGTTTGATGCAACAAATCCTATGATGGAATGGTTGAATGAGGATGAGGAGCATGCAATCTTGGATGGAGTTAATGCTGCTAGCGCCATGTTTGAGAAAATACGTTTGCTTAACTCAAGTAGGAAAGTGTCTCGTCTTGCAAGGAAGGACAATGGAAGGAAAAGAAAGagggtagaggaagaagaggatgactACCATGAtagtgaggatgatgatgaagaaaatgaggaggtGGACCTCgaaattgatgatgatgatgataaccaTGATGATGGTGCAAGTCAATCTGATGGAGgagattaccgaaaaaggctttcgccccgctttataaataaagcaaccaccaaGCACAGAGTGTCAGGTAACAACAGAACACACAACACACCAACACAACGCCACCGCAGACAAGGTCCAGCACTCACACACAGACCAACACACACAGACCCAAGTTCCGCTGTGGGCACAACATAACAAACCCAGCACAGACTCACAACGAAACACCCCTAGACGGCGGTGGCGGCAGCGATGGAGGAGATTCACCAATGCAAGTTGAAAACGATTTAGCAAGCCAAGTTGGAAACAATGTTGAGGTAACAAGTGATGGTAGTTTGGTGAACCATAGATCTGAACGGGTTAGGCAAGCCAAGAAGGTCAAGGAGGTCACCATCCTTTACAATTGACAAGTAAGTTCCTTGTGATGACATCAATAATTTCCATTTATGCACTTTCTTACATTCTGTCATAAACATGTGATGTTTGCTTTAGTCCATATGATTTTATATGTTGTTTCAATTGGGGTTGCCATCTACTAATTGTTGTTTCTGCCATCTACTTATATATGGTGTTTCAATTGGGGCTGCCATCTATGAGTTGTTGCTGCCATCTACTTGTAATGTTTATATAATTCACAATGCTTTTGTCCATCTGAATTTATATGTTGTGTTTTAATTGGGGCTGTCATCTATGAGTTGTTTGTGCCATCTACTTGTAATATTTATATAATTCACATTGTTTCTATCCATATGATTTTATATGTTGTTCCAATTGCGGCTGCCATCAATGCGTTGTTGTTTCTTCCATCTACTTGTAATGTTTATATAATTCACAATGCTTTTGTCCATCTGAATTTATATGTTGTGTTTTAATTGGGGCTGTCATCTATGAGTTGTTTGTGCCATCTACTTGTAATATTTATATAATTCACATTGTTTCTGTCCATATGATTTTATATGTTGTTCCAATTGCGGCTGCCATCAATGCGTTGTTGTTTCTTCCATCTACTTGTAATGTTTATATAATTCACAATGCTTTAATtgcaactagagtgtttatataatGTTTATATAATTCACAATGCTTTAATTGTAATGGACTATCATGTTGCTTTTCTAATGGTTGCTGCTCTCTGAATTGATCGACTATGCTATTGTCTGAATGGTTGCAACTAGAGTGTTGATGTTCAGTCTGATACGTAGTGATTTGATGAATAGATTCAACTGTTTGATTTTTTACATGCATATTTTGCTAAAAGTTCTTAATACTCATTTGTTGTCCTGTTGTATTTCAAAATTTTAGGCAAATTTCGCTCATTTTTCGTCCCAAAATTCAAATTTGTTTTATGATTTTCGTccaaaattttccgaaaataaTCGAAAAAACTGAATTTCACCCATTTCGTCCAGGACcggta
The window above is part of the Triticum dicoccoides isolate Atlit2015 ecotype Zavitan unplaced genomic scaffold, WEW_v2.0 scaffold42858, whole genome shotgun sequence genome. Proteins encoded here:
- the LOC119346530 gene encoding RNA polymerase II subunit A C-terminal domain phosphatase-like, which encodes MATRLLRLNRPVSERNWSAFALVHTKQRNRLLYGKLHKLVSVRYNLKIHAEEEQDPVRENDKQKEVDACAMMMDTTMFDATNPMMEWLNEDEEHAILDGVNAASAMFEKIRLLNSSRKVSRLARKDNGRKRKRVEEEEDDYHDSEDDDEENEEVDLEIDDDDDNHDDGA